A DNA window from Geitlerinema sp. PCC 9228 contains the following coding sequences:
- a CDS encoding F0F1 ATP synthase subunit gamma: MANLKAIRDRINSVKNTRKITEAMRLVAAAKVRRAQEQVTSTRPFADCLAQVLYGLQSRLRFEDVDLPLLKQRETRSVALLVVSADRGLCGGYNSNIIKRAESRAKEIQAEGLDYKYVLVGRKATQYFQRRKAPIDATYTDLEQIPTSSEASEIADELLSLFLSETVDRVELVYTKFVSLVSSRPVIQTLLPLSPQGLEVSDDEIFRLTTRGGQFEVEREKVSTPVRSFPRDMIFEQDPTQILNALLPLYLNNQLLRALQEAAASELASRMTAMNNASDNASELIDNLTISYNKARQAAITQEIAEVVGGAEALKG, encoded by the coding sequence GCAGCAGCGAAAGTCCGGCGCGCCCAGGAACAAGTCACCTCAACGCGCCCTTTTGCTGACTGCTTGGCTCAGGTTCTCTACGGTCTCCAAAGCCGCCTGCGCTTTGAAGACGTGGATCTACCCTTGCTAAAACAGCGGGAAACCCGGTCGGTAGCTTTGTTGGTTGTTTCCGCCGATCGCGGTTTGTGTGGCGGCTACAATAGCAACATCATCAAACGTGCCGAAAGCCGCGCCAAAGAAATCCAAGCCGAAGGTCTCGATTACAAATACGTCCTAGTGGGACGCAAAGCCACCCAATACTTCCAACGGCGCAAAGCTCCTATCGACGCCACCTATACCGACTTGGAGCAAATTCCCACCTCTTCCGAAGCTTCGGAAATTGCGGACGAACTGCTATCTTTATTCTTGTCGGAAACCGTAGACCGGGTGGAGCTGGTTTATACCAAATTTGTTTCTTTGGTCAGTTCCCGTCCGGTCATTCAAACCTTACTTCCTTTGTCTCCCCAGGGGTTGGAAGTTAGCGACGATGAAATCTTTCGCCTGACGACCCGCGGCGGCCAGTTTGAAGTGGAACGGGAAAAAGTTTCCACCCCCGTCCGCAGCTTCCCCCGGGATATGATTTTCGAGCAAGACCCCACGCAAATTCTCAACGCCCTGTTGCCTCTATACCTCAACAACCAATTGTTGCGGGCATTGCAAGAAGCAGCAGCCAGCGAATTGGCTTCTCGCATGACCGCCATGAACAACGCCAGCGACAACGCCAGCGAACTGATCGACAACCTGACCATTTCCTACAACAAAGCCCGCCAAGCTGCCATTACCCAAGAAATTGCGGAAGTGGTAGGCGGTGCCGAAGCTTTGAAGGGATAG